A stretch of Halocalculus aciditolerans DNA encodes these proteins:
- a CDS encoding DUF2240 family protein produces the protein MSLRVAVGAPFLQKGKEEIGEQEFVVALSLDRDWMSPDQAKKLLDVGAREGLLRRENGRVAATFDASDVEIPEEFTVDDSLFRERSAFERVLDDLVAEGHDRQETVAAINDLQGNLGVTADAAAVVYARRHGLAADDAARVARDALEEEA, from the coding sequence ATGAGTCTCCGGGTCGCCGTGGGCGCGCCGTTCCTCCAGAAGGGCAAAGAGGAGATCGGCGAGCAGGAGTTCGTGGTGGCGCTCTCGCTGGACCGGGACTGGATGAGTCCCGACCAGGCGAAGAAACTCCTCGACGTCGGCGCGCGCGAGGGCTTGCTGCGCCGGGAGAACGGGCGGGTCGCGGCGACGTTCGACGCGAGCGACGTCGAGATTCCCGAGGAGTTCACGGTGGACGACTCCCTCTTCCGGGAGCGCTCGGCGTTCGAGCGCGTGCTCGACGACCTCGTCGCGGAGGGGCACGACCGCCAAGAGACGGTCGCCGCCATCAACGACCTCCAGGGGAATCTGGGTGTGACGGCGGACGCGGCGGCGGTCGTGTACGCGCGCCGGCACGGCCTCGCCGCCGACGACGCCGCTCGCGTGGCGCGGGACGCGCTGGAGGAGGAGGCCTGA
- the pyrF gene encoding orotidine-5'-phosphate decarboxylase, with translation MGFFDDLADRIDETNSVVCVGLDPDLDRLPDDVRDADFPRWQFNRRIIDATHEHAACYKPNAAFYEDPDGWTSLVETIAYAHGKGVPVILDAKRADIGNTARQYARALDRADAITVNPYLGRDSLQPFLSREDKGVIVLCRTSNPGGKDFQNLELASYDEYLYEHVARRASEWNEHGNVGLVVGATAPEELETVRERAPDLPFLVPGVGAQGGDAEAAVEHGLTDAGVGVVNSTRGIIFAGEDSPNWAGAAGDAARKLKKRLNEYR, from the coding sequence ATGGGCTTCTTCGACGACCTCGCCGACCGCATCGACGAGACGAACAGCGTCGTCTGCGTCGGCCTCGACCCCGACCTCGACCGGCTCCCCGACGACGTCCGCGACGCCGACTTCCCGCGCTGGCAGTTCAACCGACGGATTATCGACGCGACGCACGAACACGCCGCGTGCTACAAGCCGAACGCCGCCTTCTACGAGGACCCTGACGGGTGGACGAGCCTCGTCGAGACCATCGCGTACGCCCACGGGAAGGGCGTCCCGGTCATCCTCGACGCGAAGCGCGCGGACATCGGGAACACCGCCCGCCAGTACGCCCGAGCGCTCGACCGCGCCGACGCCATCACCGTCAACCCCTATCTGGGTAGAGATAGCCTCCAGCCGTTCCTCTCGCGGGAGGACAAGGGCGTCATCGTCCTCTGTCGGACGTCGAACCCAGGGGGGAAGGACTTCCAGAACCTCGAACTCGCGTCGTACGACGAGTACCTCTACGAGCACGTCGCGCGGCGCGCGAGCGAGTGGAACGAGCACGGGAACGTCGGCCTCGTCGTCGGCGCGACCGCCCCGGAAGAACTGGAGACCGTCCGCGAACGCGCTCCGGACCTCCCGTTCCTCGTCCCCGGCGTCGGCGCGCAGGGCGGCGACGCCGAAGCAGCGGTGGAACACGGCCTGACCGACGCGGGCGTCGGCGTCGTGAACTCCACGCGCGGCATCATCTTCGCCGGCGAGGACTCCCCGAACTGGGCGGGTGCCGCGGGCGACGCCGCTCGGAAGCTGAAGAAACGACTGAACGAGTACCGCTAG
- a CDS encoding HAD family hydrolase, translating into MTTAVFFDLDGTLVAFDDGFDAVLEDAFDRVVGAYEDAWGDVYGEAFSGAFEALDDEPYSAGMSAVVREFGLDADPEALTRALAAAEVEGVHATPGASVLLERVAARGPVGVLTNGVRSLQSRKLAATGLDDHVDALVTSYDAGAHKPAPDAFVAAEAALHATDYVMVGDSADADVAGAKAVGWRAVHLGGDDTPTVSSLVGLADLADTFR; encoded by the coding sequence ATGACGACTGCCGTGTTCTTCGACCTCGACGGGACGCTCGTCGCGTTCGACGACGGGTTCGACGCAGTGCTCGAAGACGCGTTCGACCGCGTCGTCGGCGCGTACGAGGACGCGTGGGGCGACGTCTACGGCGAGGCGTTCTCCGGCGCGTTCGAAGCGCTCGACGACGAGCCGTACTCGGCGGGGATGTCGGCGGTCGTCCGCGAGTTCGGCCTCGACGCCGACCCCGAGGCGCTGACGCGCGCGCTCGCCGCCGCGGAAGTCGAAGGCGTGCACGCGACGCCCGGCGCGTCCGTCCTCCTCGAACGGGTCGCCGCCCGCGGCCCAGTCGGCGTGCTCACGAACGGCGTCCGCTCCCTCCAGTCGCGGAAACTCGCCGCGACGGGGCTCGACGACCACGTCGACGCGCTCGTCACCTCGTACGACGCGGGCGCGCACAAACCCGCGCCGGACGCCTTCGTCGCCGCCGAAGCCGCCCTGCACGCGACCGACTACGTCATGGTCGGTGACAGCGCCGACGCGGACGTCGCCGGCGCAAAAGCCGTCGGCTGGCGCGCCGTCCACCTCGGCGGCGACGACACCCCCACGGTGTCGAGCCTCGTCGGCCTCGCCGACCTCGCGGACACGTTCCGGTAG
- a CDS encoding GTPBP1 family GTP-binding protein: MALDRAVFRTALERGEEEGGNVEFKERLTRDVHLADGRLESLAAQLRHRVLSGDGEALYVVGVTDDGGIAGTSPEAFSETLDVLSFLAEEAGAHIADVQTWGADNGGLVGIASIHDGTALDGGDDHIIVGTAGHVDHGKSTLVGSLVTGRADDGDGGTRGVMDVQPHEVERGLSADISYGVYGFADGDTVHVDHPNRKPERAKVVETADRVVSFVDTVGHEPWLHTTIRGLVGQKLDYGLLVVAADDGPTSTTREHLGVLLATELPTIVAVTKTDLVSEERLREVETEVERLLRGAGRTPLPVSRYGTETAIEELDDTVVPLVRTSAVTEDGFDVLHEMFRRLPKTAGQRDGDFRLYVDRAYNVTGVGPVASGTIESGSVAAGDELALGPFPDGSFRDVDVRSIEMHYHRVDKADAGRIVGIALNGVRADDITRGMALVPRDSAPRATRRFEADVMVLNHPTRIDAGYEPVVHLETISEAAVFEPEGGQLLPGDTGSATVRFKFQPYLLEEGQRFVFREGSSKGVGTVRTLLD, translated from the coding sequence ATGGCCCTCGACCGCGCCGTCTTCCGCACCGCCCTCGAACGCGGTGAGGAGGAGGGCGGAAACGTCGAGTTCAAGGAACGGCTCACGCGAGACGTCCACTTGGCCGACGGCCGCCTGGAGAGTCTCGCCGCGCAACTCCGCCACCGCGTCCTCTCCGGGGACGGCGAAGCGCTCTACGTCGTCGGCGTCACCGACGACGGCGGCATCGCCGGAACCTCGCCCGAGGCGTTCTCGGAGACGCTCGACGTCCTGAGCTTCCTCGCCGAGGAAGCCGGCGCGCACATCGCCGACGTCCAGACGTGGGGCGCTGACAACGGCGGACTCGTCGGTATCGCGTCCATCCACGACGGCACGGCGCTCGACGGCGGCGACGACCACATCATCGTCGGCACCGCCGGCCACGTCGACCACGGGAAATCCACGCTCGTCGGCTCGCTCGTCACCGGCCGCGCCGACGACGGCGACGGCGGCACGCGCGGCGTCATGGACGTCCAACCCCACGAGGTCGAACGCGGCCTCTCAGCCGACATCTCCTACGGCGTCTACGGGTTCGCCGACGGCGACACCGTCCACGTCGACCACCCGAACCGGAAACCCGAACGCGCGAAAGTCGTCGAAACCGCCGACCGAGTCGTCTCCTTCGTCGACACCGTCGGCCACGAACCCTGGCTCCACACCACGATTCGCGGGCTCGTCGGACAGAAGCTCGACTACGGCCTCCTCGTCGTCGCCGCCGACGACGGCCCGACCAGTACGACCAGAGAACATCTCGGCGTCCTCCTCGCCACCGAACTCCCCACCATCGTCGCCGTCACCAAGACCGACCTCGTCTCCGAGGAGCGACTCCGCGAGGTCGAAACCGAAGTCGAACGGCTCCTCCGCGGCGCGGGCCGCACTCCCCTTCCCGTCTCGCGCTACGGCACGGAGACCGCCATCGAGGAACTCGACGACACCGTCGTCCCCCTCGTCCGCACGAGCGCCGTCACCGAGGACGGCTTCGACGTCCTCCACGAGATGTTCCGCCGCCTCCCCAAGACCGCCGGACAGCGCGACGGCGACTTCCGCCTCTACGTCGACCGCGCCTACAACGTCACCGGCGTCGGCCCCGTCGCCTCCGGCACCATCGAATCCGGCAGCGTCGCCGCCGGCGACGAACTCGCCCTCGGCCCCTTCCCCGACGGCTCCTTCCGCGACGTCGACGTCCGGTCCATCGAGATGCACTACCACCGCGTCGACAAGGCGGACGCCGGCCGCATCGTCGGCATCGCCCTCAACGGCGTGCGCGCCGACGACATCACCCGCGGCATGGCGCTCGTCCCCCGCGACAGCGCCCCGCGCGCCACCCGGCGCTTCGAAGCCGACGTCATGGTCCTCAACCACCCCACCCGCATCGACGCCGGCTACGAACCCGTCGTCCACCTCGAAACCATCAGCGAAGCCGCCGTCTTCGAACCCGAGGGCGGCCAGCTCCTCCCCGGCGACACCGGCTCGGCGACTGTCCGCTTCAAGTTCCAACCGTACCTCCTCGAAGAAGGCCAGCGCTTCGTCTTCCGCGAGGGCTCCAGCAAAGGCGTCGGCACCGTGCGCACGCTCCTCGACTGA
- the mch gene encoding methenyltetrahydromethanopterin cyclohydrolase, producing MESVSRNAIELADEAVEFAGELNVGAFDLENGATVIDFGVDHRGGVEAGLLLAELQTAGLATVQTRMGEVAGAPFQFVELSCDRPAISLLCSQKAGWEVTVDGFEALGSGPARALVADEPEFRELGYTDAFDLTVLTLETDGLPSERVAAEIAERAGTATDGLYLPVYRTASVAGSVSMAARPAELAAFRLFELGYDPADILGASGSAPVAPVAASEEEAIARTNDALAFGGQVTLRVREDFDAFDEIPSNAFEEYGAPFAEIFAETEWEFADVDPRAFAPAQVTVDVVGGPTYAVGETHEELLLDSFDLRE from the coding sequence ATGGAGAGCGTGAGCCGGAACGCCATCGAGTTGGCGGACGAGGCAGTAGAGTTCGCGGGCGAGTTGAACGTCGGCGCGTTCGACCTGGAGAACGGCGCGACCGTTATCGACTTCGGCGTCGACCACCGCGGCGGCGTCGAGGCCGGCCTGCTCCTCGCGGAGTTACAGACGGCGGGGTTGGCGACGGTGCAGACGCGGATGGGCGAGGTCGCGGGCGCGCCGTTCCAGTTCGTCGAGCTGTCCTGTGACCGCCCGGCGATCTCCCTGCTCTGCAGTCAGAAGGCCGGCTGGGAGGTCACCGTGGACGGGTTCGAGGCGCTGGGAAGCGGGCCGGCGCGCGCGCTCGTCGCCGACGAGCCGGAGTTCCGCGAGCTCGGGTATACGGACGCGTTCGACCTGACGGTGTTGACGCTGGAGACGGACGGGCTGCCGTCGGAGCGCGTGGCGGCGGAGATCGCGGAGCGCGCGGGCACCGCGACCGACGGTCTCTACCTCCCGGTGTATCGGACGGCGAGCGTCGCGGGGAGCGTGTCGATGGCGGCGCGGCCGGCGGAGCTCGCGGCCTTCCGGCTGTTCGAACTCGGCTACGACCCGGCGGACATCCTCGGGGCGTCGGGGAGCGCGCCGGTCGCGCCGGTCGCGGCGTCAGAGGAAGAAGCCATCGCGCGGACGAACGACGCGCTGGCGTTCGGCGGGCAGGTCACCCTGCGCGTGCGCGAGGACTTCGACGCGTTCGACGAGATTCCGTCGAACGCCTTCGAGGAGTACGGCGCGCCGTTCGCGGAGATATTCGCGGAGACCGAGTGGGAGTTCGCGGACGTCGATCCGCGGGCGTTCGCGCCGGCGCAAGTGACGGTGGACGTCGTCGGCGGGCCGACCTACGCGGTCGGGGAGACCCACGAGGAGCTCCTGCTCGACTCGTTCGACCTGCGGGAGTGA
- a CDS encoding MTH1187 family thiamine-binding protein: protein MTAIAFLSVAPVREGSMAADVAKAVDALDDFDVSYETTPMGTTIEAEDVGTLFDAAQAAHEAVPGDRVSTVLKIDDKRTSESTAREKVEHVERELGRPAKREREE from the coding sequence ATGACGGCCATCGCGTTTCTGAGCGTCGCACCGGTTCGGGAGGGGAGCATGGCGGCTGACGTGGCGAAAGCCGTCGACGCCCTCGACGACTTCGACGTGTCCTACGAGACGACGCCGATGGGGACGACCATCGAAGCGGAAGACGTCGGGACCCTCTTCGACGCCGCGCAGGCCGCACACGAAGCCGTTCCCGGCGACCGCGTGTCGACCGTCCTGAAGATCGACGACAAGCGGACGAGCGAGTCGACGGCGCGGGAGAAGGTCGAACACGTCGAGCGCGAGCTCGGCCGGCCGGCGAAACGCGAGCGAGAGGAGTGA
- a CDS encoding putative RNA uridine N3 methyltransferase, whose product MTLSVLVPSSLVREAEDKREATRKLGYVARAAAVYSVDRLVVFDDPDGERQWGGGFVETVLRYAATPPYLRKEAFDERDELEYAGILPPLRVSAWTGSESSGSGSKRQGIVTQVGSDGRVRVNCGMQHPVSLLTPPGMEVREGERVTIRVSSRRPVRAKLVDVPLPGFDVFRGTIGGELSRDDAGYRVATSRFGTPLTASGLTDHTDRVAREGLTAVFGAPTRGLPPMLGIDPSAIGTEAALDCVPTDSTGASGRFDAWLNVIPDQGSEVVRTEEALFAALACLTLTE is encoded by the coding sequence ATGACACTCAGCGTACTCGTGCCGTCGTCCCTCGTTCGAGAAGCCGAGGACAAACGCGAGGCGACTCGCAAGCTCGGCTACGTCGCCCGTGCGGCGGCGGTATACTCGGTCGACCGCCTCGTGGTCTTCGACGACCCCGACGGCGAGCGACAGTGGGGCGGCGGGTTCGTCGAAACGGTGTTGCGGTACGCCGCAACGCCACCGTACCTCCGAAAGGAGGCCTTCGACGAACGCGACGAACTGGAGTACGCCGGAATCCTGCCGCCGCTCCGCGTGTCAGCATGGACCGGCTCCGAATCGAGCGGTTCGGGGTCGAAACGACAGGGAATCGTGACCCAGGTCGGATCTGACGGGCGCGTTCGGGTCAATTGCGGCATGCAACACCCGGTCTCTCTCCTGACGCCTCCCGGTATGGAGGTTCGGGAGGGGGAGCGCGTGACCATCAGGGTCTCTTCGCGACGACCGGTCCGCGCGAAACTCGTAGACGTTCCCCTTCCGGGGTTCGACGTGTTTCGCGGGACCATCGGGGGCGAACTCTCCCGTGACGACGCGGGCTACCGCGTGGCCACGTCACGCTTCGGAACGCCGTTGACGGCGTCCGGGCTGACGGACCACACGGACCGCGTCGCGCGTGAGGGGTTGACCGCGGTCTTCGGCGCGCCGACGCGTGGGCTGCCGCCAATGCTCGGCATCGACCCGAGTGCTATCGGGACCGAAGCCGCGCTCGACTGCGTCCCCACCGACTCCACCGGCGCATCCGGACGGTTCGACGCCTGGCTCAACGTCATCCCGGACCAGGGCAGCGAGGTCGTGCGAACGGAAGAAGCTCTGTTCGCCGCCCTCGCGTGCCTGACGCTCACGGAGTGA
- a CDS encoding 50S ribosomal protein L3, whose protein sequence is MPQPSRPRKGSMGFGPRKRAASEVPRFSSWPSDDGQPGLQGFAGYKAGMTHVVTVDDQPDSPTEGMETSVPVTIVETPPMRAAAVRVYEDTPYGQKPLTEVWADDLDENLDRALSVPETGGDPDVITEAIENGDVSDVRVITHTTPDVLSGVPKKKPDVMETRVGGGSIADRADFALDLLGDGGEHEFGDVFRAGEFLDAAGVTKGKGTQGPVKRWGVQKRKGKHARQGWRRRIGNLGPWNPSRVRSTVPQLGQTGYHQRTELNKRLLDFGEEDDVNADGGFVNYGEVSGAYALVKGSLPGPDKRLLRFRPAVRPNESPRLDPEVRYVSTESKQG, encoded by the coding sequence ATGCCACAACCAAGCAGACCACGCAAAGGCTCGATGGGGTTCGGTCCCCGGAAGCGCGCGGCCAGTGAAGTTCCACGCTTCAGCTCTTGGCCGAGCGACGACGGGCAGCCGGGCCTCCAGGGCTTCGCCGGGTACAAGGCAGGCATGACGCACGTCGTGACGGTCGACGACCAACCGGACTCCCCCACGGAAGGGATGGAGACCTCGGTCCCCGTCACTATCGTTGAAACACCACCGATGCGAGCGGCCGCAGTGCGCGTCTACGAGGACACGCCGTACGGTCAGAAGCCCCTCACGGAAGTGTGGGCGGACGACCTCGACGAGAACCTCGACCGCGCGCTCTCCGTCCCCGAAACGGGCGGCGACCCCGACGTCATCACCGAAGCGATCGAGAACGGTGACGTCAGCGACGTTCGCGTCATCACACACACCACGCCGGACGTTCTGTCCGGCGTGCCGAAGAAGAAACCCGACGTGATGGAGACGCGCGTCGGCGGCGGTTCCATCGCGGACCGCGCCGACTTCGCGCTCGACCTCCTCGGCGACGGCGGCGAACACGAGTTCGGCGACGTCTTCCGAGCGGGCGAGTTCCTCGACGCCGCAGGCGTCACGAAGGGGAAGGGCACCCAGGGCCCGGTCAAGCGCTGGGGCGTCCAGAAACGCAAGGGCAAACACGCCCGCCAGGGGTGGCGGCGCCGTATCGGTAACCTCGGCCCGTGGAACCCCAGCCGTGTTCGCTCGACGGTCCCCCAGCTCGGTCAGACGGGGTACCACCAGCGCACGGAACTGAACAAACGCCTCCTCGACTTCGGTGAGGAGGACGACGTGAACGCCGACGGCGGCTTCGTCAACTACGGCGAAGTCTCCGGCGCGTACGCGCTCGTCAAGGGCTCGCTCCCCGGTCCGGACAAACGCCTCCTGCGTTTCCGGCCGGCGGTCCGCCCGAACGAATCGCCGCGCCTCGACCCCGAGGTGCGCTACGTCAGCACGGAGAGCAAGCAGGGATAA
- the rpl4p gene encoding 50S ribosomal protein L4, giving the protein MQATVRSLDGDDAGTLDLPAVFDSDFRPDLIQRAVLAAQANRKQKYGADEFAGLRTSAESFGSGRGMAHVPRSEGQGARVPQTVGGRKAHPPKKEKDQSLDLNTKERKAAVRSAIAATADADLVAERGHVFDDDTEIPLVVSDDFEDLVKTKEVVSFLEAVGVDGDIERSEDGRTVRAGQGKLRGRKYKQPKSILFVTSSEAGPSKAARNLAGVDVATAANVSAEDLAPGADAGRLTVWTEAAVEEVSER; this is encoded by the coding sequence ATGCAGGCAACCGTACGCAGCCTCGACGGCGACGACGCTGGCACGCTGGACCTCCCGGCGGTCTTCGATTCCGACTTCCGCCCGGACCTCATCCAGCGCGCCGTGCTCGCCGCTCAGGCCAACCGAAAACAGAAATACGGCGCGGACGAGTTCGCGGGTCTCCGCACGTCCGCTGAATCCTTCGGGAGCGGTCGCGGGATGGCCCACGTCCCCCGCAGTGAGGGACAGGGTGCTCGCGTTCCGCAGACGGTCGGTGGCCGGAAGGCCCACCCGCCGAAGAAGGAGAAAGACCAGTCGCTCGACCTCAACACGAAAGAGCGGAAGGCGGCCGTCCGGAGCGCCATCGCGGCGACCGCGGACGCCGACCTCGTCGCCGAACGCGGCCACGTGTTCGACGACGACACCGAGATTCCGCTCGTCGTCTCCGACGACTTCGAGGACCTCGTGAAGACGAAGGAGGTCGTCTCCTTCCTCGAAGCCGTCGGCGTCGACGGCGACATCGAGCGTTCCGAGGACGGCCGGACCGTCCGCGCGGGGCAGGGGAAGCTCCGCGGTCGGAAGTACAAGCAGCCGAAGTCCATCCTCTTCGTCACGTCCAGCGAGGCCGGCCCGTCGAAGGCCGCGCGGAACCTCGCCGGCGTGGACGTCGCCACCGCGGCGAACGTCAGCGCGGAGGACCTCGCGCCCGGCGCGGACGCCGGACGCCTCACCGTCTGGACGGAAGCCGCAGTCGAGGAGGTGAGCGAGCGATGA
- a CDS encoding 50S ribosomal protein L23 — protein sequence MSDRDVIDYPLVTEKAMNDMDFDNKLQFIVDIDAHKPDVRDAVSEQYDVTVTDVNTMITMKGEKKAIVTLSEEDDAQDVASRIGVF from the coding sequence ATGAGTGACCGCGACGTCATCGACTACCCGCTCGTCACCGAGAAAGCGATGAACGACATGGACTTCGACAACAAGCTCCAGTTCATCGTCGACATCGACGCGCACAAGCCCGACGTCCGTGACGCCGTCTCCGAACAGTACGACGTCACCGTCACCGACGTGAACACGATGATCACGATGAAGGGCGAGAAGAAAGCCATCGTGACGCTCTCCGAGGAGGACGACGCGCAGGACGTCGCCTCCCGCATCGGGGTGTTCTAA
- a CDS encoding 50S ribosomal protein L2 has translation MGRRIQGQRRGRGTSTFRAPSHRYKANLTHKNAEDEDVLAGEVVGVEHDPARSAPVAQVEFSDGDQRYVLAPEGVGVGDAIEVGVSASIEPGNTLPLGEIPEGVPVCNVESQPGDGGKFARSSGVNADLITHERDAAVVQLPSGEIKRLSPDCRATIGVVAGGGRTEKPFVKAGTKHHKMKARGTKWPRVRGVAMNAVDHPFGGGGRQHPGRPKSVSKNAPPGRKVGDIASRRTGRGGGK, from the coding sequence ATGGGACGCAGAATCCAAGGGCAGCGACGCGGGCGCGGGACGTCGACGTTCCGTGCGCCGTCGCACCGATACAAGGCGAATCTCACGCACAAGAACGCAGAGGACGAAGACGTCCTCGCCGGCGAAGTCGTCGGCGTGGAGCACGACCCGGCGCGCAGCGCGCCGGTCGCGCAGGTCGAGTTCTCCGACGGCGACCAGCGCTACGTCCTCGCTCCCGAGGGCGTCGGCGTCGGCGACGCCATCGAAGTCGGCGTCTCCGCGTCCATCGAACCGGGCAACACGCTGCCGCTCGGCGAGATTCCCGAGGGCGTGCCCGTCTGCAACGTCGAGAGTCAGCCGGGCGACGGCGGGAAGTTCGCGCGCTCCAGCGGCGTGAACGCGGACCTCATCACGCACGAGCGTGACGCCGCGGTCGTTCAGCTGCCGAGCGGCGAGATCAAGCGGCTCTCCCCGGACTGCCGCGCCACCATCGGCGTGGTCGCCGGTGGCGGCCGCACGGAGAAGCCGTTCGTGAAGGCCGGGACGAAACACCACAAGATGAAGGCGCGAGGCACGAAGTGGCCGCGCGTCCGTGGCGTCGCGATGAACGCCGTCGACCACCCGTTCGGTGGCGGTGGCCGCCAGCACCCCGGTCGTCCGAAGTCCGTCTCGAAGAACGCGCCGCCGGGCCGCAAGGTCGGGGACATCGCGTCCCGCCGCACCGGTCGCGGAGGTGGCAAGTAA
- a CDS encoding 30S ribosomal protein S19, with protein MSTQYRTGREGEFTYRGYELDELQEMDLDEVAELLPARQRRTIVRGLSEEHQKVLEKARKRSEEESANNPIRTHLRDMPVLPEFVGKTFAVYDGHEFGRVEVEPEMLGHYLGEFELTRTSVEHGQAGIGATRSSKFVPLK; from the coding sequence ATGAGCACGCAATACCGAACCGGCCGCGAGGGTGAGTTCACCTACCGCGGCTACGAGCTCGACGAACTCCAGGAGATGGACCTGGACGAAGTCGCGGAACTGCTGCCCGCACGCCAGCGGCGAACCATCGTCCGTGGACTCTCCGAGGAACACCAGAAGGTCCTCGAGAAAGCTCGCAAGCGAAGCGAGGAGGAGTCGGCGAACAACCCGATCCGGACGCACCTGCGCGACATGCCGGTGCTCCCGGAGTTCGTCGGGAAGACGTTCGCCGTCTACGACGGCCACGAGTTCGGCCGCGTCGAGGTCGAACCCGAGATGCTCGGGCACTACCTCGGCGAGTTCGAACTCACGCGCACGTCCGTCGAACACGGGCAGGCGGGTATCGGCGCGACCCGCTCCTCGAAGTTCGTGCCGCTCAAGTAA
- a CDS encoding 50S ribosomal protein L22 — translation MGIHYSVETDPETTAKAMLRERPISLKHSKAIAREIKGKTATDAVSYLEDVVAEKRSVPFKQHNDSVGHRSDIDGWDAGRYPNKASKAFLDLLENAMNNADQQGFDADSMTVMHVAAHKVGESPGRKPRAMGRATAWNTTQCDVELVLEEASE, via the coding sequence ATGGGAATCCACTACAGCGTCGAAACCGACCCCGAGACCACGGCGAAAGCCATGCTCCGGGAGCGGCCGATCAGCTTGAAGCACAGCAAGGCCATCGCGCGCGAAATCAAGGGGAAGACGGCGACGGACGCCGTCTCCTACCTCGAAGACGTCGTCGCGGAGAAACGCTCCGTCCCCTTCAAACAGCACAACGATTCCGTCGGGCACCGCTCCGACATCGACGGCTGGGACGCGGGCCGCTATCCGAACAAGGCCAGCAAGGCGTTCCTCGACCTCCTCGAGAACGCCATGAACAACGCCGACCAGCAGGGGTTCGATGCGGACAGCATGACCGTTATGCACGTCGCCGCGCACAAGGTCGGGGAGTCCCCGGGGCGAAAGCCGCGGGCGATGGGTCGCGCCACGGCGTGGAACACCACGCAGTGCGACGTCGAACTCGTCCTCGAGGAGGCAAGTGAATAA
- a CDS encoding 30S ribosomal protein S3, translating to MADELEFIEEGLQRSQINEFFAEELGRAGYGGMDVAHTPMGTQIVLHAEKPGMVIGKGGKNIRKVTRQLEERFDLEDPQIDVQEVEEPDLNAQIVADRLANALERGWYFRKAGHTTIDRIMESGALGAEIVLSGKVTGARSRVEKFNRGYIKHNGEPAEEIVDHGQGVAVMKLGTIGVNVKIIPPNAELPDDFEIDEEADISDLVVDEEEAGESVEELLEGEPAEDEAADAAEAADVAQEAIAEEEFEAEEGASPTSPPDSEEAVEEALDELEAEVEADAEDVDEEDFDDVEAGAAEEADELLEEMEGEEEEETEE from the coding sequence ATGGCTGACGAACTCGAATTCATCGAAGAAGGCCTGCAGCGGTCGCAGATTAACGAGTTCTTCGCGGAAGAACTCGGCCGCGCGGGCTACGGTGGTATGGACGTCGCCCACACGCCGATGGGGACGCAGATCGTCCTCCACGCGGAGAAACCCGGTATGGTCATCGGGAAGGGCGGGAAGAACATCCGGAAGGTCACCCGGCAGCTCGAGGAGCGATTCGACCTCGAGGACCCGCAGATCGACGTGCAGGAGGTCGAAGAACCCGACCTGAACGCACAGATCGTCGCGGACCGCCTCGCGAACGCGCTCGAGCGCGGCTGGTACTTCCGGAAAGCGGGTCACACGACCATCGACCGCATCATGGAATCCGGCGCGCTCGGCGCTGAGATCGTCCTGAGCGGGAAGGTCACGGGTGCCCGGAGCCGCGTCGAGAAGTTCAACCGCGGCTACATCAAGCACAACGGCGAGCCCGCCGAGGAGATCGTCGACCACGGCCAGGGTGTCGCGGTCATGAAGCTCGGCACCATCGGCGTGAACGTGAAGATCATCCCGCCGAACGCGGAGCTCCCGGACGACTTCGAGATCGACGAGGAGGCCGACATCTCGGACCTCGTCGTCGACGAGGAGGAAGCCGGCGAGAGCGTCGAGGAACTCCTCGAAGGCGAGCCCGCCGAGGACGAGGCCGCGGACGCCGCGGAAGCGGCGGACGTCGCTCAGGAAGCCATCGCCGAAGAAGAGTTCGAGGCCGAGGAGGGCGCGAGCCCGACCTCGCCGCCGGACTCCGAGGAAGCGGTGGAGGAAGCCCTCGACGAGCTCGAAGCGGAAGTCGAAGCGGACGCCGAAGACGTCGACGAAGAGGACTTCGACGACGTCGAAGCCGGCGCTGCCGAGGAAGCAGACGAGCTCCTCGAAGAGATGGAAGGCGAAGAAGAAGAAGAAACGGAGGAGTAA
- the rpmC gene encoding 50S ribosomal protein L29 yields MAILYPEEIRDMTPAERENELEELETELLNAKAVKAAGGMPENPGRIGELRKTIARLKTIQNEESD; encoded by the coding sequence ATGGCAATCCTCTACCCCGAAGAAATCCGTGACATGACGCCCGCGGAGCGGGAGAACGAGCTCGAAGAGCTCGAGACCGAACTCCTGAACGCGAAGGCCGTGAAGGCCGCTGGCGGCATGCCGGAGAACCCCGGTCGTATCGGGGAGCTCCGGAAGACGATCGCGCGACTGAAAACGATTCAGAACGAAGAAAGCGACTAA